Proteins encoded in a region of the Veillonella parvula genome:
- the rlmN gene encoding 23S rRNA (adenine(2503)-C(2))-methyltransferase RlmN, which produces MIELLGKSLEELQSIFKTHNIQKFRAKQLIDYIYHRYIFDFEDMTQFPKDLRQWLGDNCVISLPTLITESIAPDGKTRKILVEMSDQSRVEAVLMEQHYGYSVCVSSQVGCAMGCVFCASTQGGLYRDLTVAEIIGQVVIFGALTKEEIHSVVVMGAGEPLQNYDNVLQALQLLHDPMICNISYRKMTISTCGWVPNIYKLADEGLPITLALSLHATNNEVRRSIMPVGARYELTEVLDAVKYYYNTTQRRVTFEYILIDSVNASMDEAHALGKICKDFPNCHVNLIPVNGNEHIELYKPSITNMNTFKDIVSSYGVSVTVRKEMGDAIQAACGQLKAAHGRKKENHE; this is translated from the coding sequence ATGATAGAATTATTGGGTAAGTCTTTAGAAGAATTACAATCTATCTTTAAGACCCATAATATACAAAAGTTTCGAGCGAAACAGTTAATTGACTATATCTATCATAGATATATTTTTGATTTTGAAGACATGACACAATTTCCGAAAGACTTGCGTCAATGGCTAGGTGATAATTGTGTTATTTCTTTACCTACATTAATTACAGAGTCTATTGCCCCTGATGGAAAGACTCGCAAAATACTTGTAGAGATGTCAGATCAAAGTCGTGTGGAAGCAGTTTTGATGGAGCAACACTATGGGTATTCTGTATGTGTTTCCTCTCAAGTGGGGTGTGCTATGGGATGTGTATTCTGTGCTTCTACACAAGGTGGCTTATACAGAGATTTAACAGTCGCTGAGATTATTGGACAAGTTGTCATATTTGGGGCTCTTACTAAAGAGGAAATACATTCTGTTGTCGTTATGGGCGCAGGGGAGCCGTTACAAAATTATGATAATGTATTACAAGCATTACAACTACTACATGATCCTATGATTTGTAATATTAGTTATCGTAAGATGACGATTTCCACTTGTGGTTGGGTTCCTAATATTTATAAATTAGCTGATGAAGGTTTGCCAATAACCTTAGCACTTTCATTACATGCTACAAATAATGAAGTTCGTCGTAGTATTATGCCCGTTGGGGCACGTTATGAATTGACGGAAGTCTTAGATGCGGTAAAATACTATTATAATACGACACAGCGTCGTGTTACCTTTGAGTATATTCTTATAGATTCTGTAAATGCATCTATGGATGAGGCTCATGCTTTGGGGAAAATCTGTAAAGATTTCCCAAATTGTCATGTTAACTTGATCCCAGTTAATGGCAATGAACATATTGAATTATATAAACCATCTATTACGAATATGAATACATTTAAAGACATCGTCAGTTCCTATGGTGTATCAGTAACGGTACGAAAGGAAATGGGCGATGCAATCCAAGCCGCATGTGGGCAGTTAAAGGCTGCTCATGGTCGGAAAAAGGAGAATCATGAATAA
- a CDS encoding Stp1/IreP family PP2C-type Ser/Thr phosphatase produces the protein MNNFVGLSKIGLVRQRNEDRFFIDGHICAVTDGMGGYSGGEIASTYAVDEIKEYLSSLETIGQQDLCDAIIHANQRIVNRVACEERLAGMGTTAVVTAINGNQLYWASVGDSRLYVYRDGHLRQITTDHSMVQELLTAGEITKDEMLNHPQRNLLTRAVGVDEILEVDSGVESILPGDRILLCTDGLSGYVSDDVIASALQSTDDDMLVIESLMEAVYEVGAGDNVTIVVGTI, from the coding sequence ATGAATAATTTTGTTGGTTTAAGTAAAATTGGGCTTGTGCGCCAGCGTAACGAGGACCGTTTCTTCATTGATGGCCATATTTGTGCTGTTACTGATGGCATGGGTGGTTATAGCGGTGGTGAAATTGCAAGTACCTATGCTGTAGATGAAATAAAAGAATATTTGTCCTCCCTTGAAACGATAGGTCAACAAGACTTATGTGATGCTATTATTCACGCTAATCAACGTATTGTAAATCGCGTTGCTTGTGAAGAACGTCTTGCTGGTATGGGTACTACCGCTGTAGTTACAGCTATAAATGGTAATCAACTTTACTGGGCAAGTGTTGGTGATAGTCGTTTGTATGTATATAGAGATGGTCATTTACGACAAATTACTACGGATCATTCTATGGTACAAGAATTATTAACAGCTGGAGAGATTACAAAGGATGAAATGCTAAATCACCCTCAACGGAATTTATTAACTCGCGCAGTTGGTGTTGATGAAATCTTAGAGGTTGATAGTGGCGTAGAATCTATTCTTCCCGGTGATCGTATTTTACTTTGCACTGATGGATTAAGTGGCTATGTATCCGATGATGTAATTGCCTCTGCATTACAATCAACGGATGATGATATGTTGGTTATTGAATCATTGATGGAAGCTGTATATGAAGTCGGAGCAGGAGATAATGTGACCATTGTGGTGGGAACAATCTAA
- the rpe gene encoding ribulose-phosphate 3-epimerase codes for MIKIAPSMLSANFAVLSEELKSIEAAGADLLHIDIMDGHFVPNLTFGAPIVKAIRPYTKLPFDVHLMVTNPGDYVEEFAKIGVEYFTFHQETVPHMHRLIQHIKQCGMKAGVALNPSTPVSLLEDVAADLDMILIMSVNPGFGGQSFIKNAIKKVKQAKILLEEVDNSTAVIEVDGGINDITCVPIKRAGATVLVAGSAVFGAEDRASMIEFIRNN; via the coding sequence ATGATAAAAATTGCACCATCTATGCTTTCCGCAAATTTTGCGGTGTTAAGCGAGGAATTAAAATCTATTGAAGCAGCGGGGGCTGATTTATTACATATCGACATCATGGATGGACACTTTGTTCCTAATCTAACCTTTGGTGCTCCCATTGTGAAAGCCATTCGTCCATATACAAAATTACCATTTGATGTGCATTTGATGGTTACTAATCCTGGTGATTATGTAGAAGAATTTGCAAAAATTGGTGTAGAATATTTTACTTTTCATCAAGAAACTGTACCTCATATGCATCGTTTGATTCAACATATCAAGCAGTGTGGGATGAAGGCTGGTGTAGCATTGAATCCTAGTACACCTGTATCTCTACTAGAAGATGTAGCTGCAGATTTAGATATGATTTTAATTATGTCTGTGAATCCAGGATTTGGAGGACAATCTTTTATTAAAAATGCCATAAAAAAAGTTAAACAAGCTAAGATATTGTTAGAAGAAGTAGACAATTCAACGGCAGTCATTGAGGTGGACGGTGGTATTAACGATATTACTTGTGTACCGATTAAAAGAGCGGGGGCTACAGTTTTAGTTGCTGGTTCTGCAGTATTTGGTGCTGAAGATCGTGCAAGTATGATTGAATTCATTCGCAATAATTAA
- the fmt gene encoding methionyl-tRNA formyltransferase, protein MSDNKQLRIVFMGTPDFSVPTLEALIQAGHSIVGVYCQPDKQKGRGKQVQMPPVKVAALEHDLPVYQPVTLRDEQVRAELEALQPDVVIVIAYGKILPPWLIRLPQYGCINVHASILPSYRGAAPIHYAILNGDSKTGVTIMHMDDGLDTGDIIDIVEIDILPGETTGQLFERIAVLGGETIVPVLTRWVNGEIVATPQDDSMATHTTKITKEMGQIDWSKPANEIANLIRGLNPAPGCYTYLDGKRLKVWSGEVVPSDTTHCLIDVHGKHVPIAISATTVPGTIVSKIAGLGVFCGDGNIILLTEVQPENKKRISAIDFINGHQIKEGIVFGDSI, encoded by the coding sequence TTGTCTGATAATAAACAATTACGCATCGTTTTTATGGGGACACCAGACTTTTCTGTGCCTACCTTAGAGGCTTTGATTCAAGCTGGTCATTCTATTGTCGGTGTGTATTGCCAGCCTGATAAACAAAAAGGGCGTGGTAAACAAGTTCAAATGCCCCCTGTAAAAGTAGCTGCTTTAGAGCATGACTTGCCTGTATATCAACCAGTCACTTTGCGTGATGAACAAGTGAGAGCCGAATTAGAAGCATTACAACCAGATGTAGTGATTGTTATTGCGTATGGTAAAATATTACCTCCTTGGCTTATTCGATTGCCGCAATATGGTTGTATTAATGTTCATGCCTCTATTTTACCTAGTTATAGAGGCGCTGCGCCAATTCATTATGCAATTCTTAATGGAGACTCTAAAACGGGTGTTACCATAATGCATATGGATGATGGCCTTGATACAGGTGATATCATTGACATTGTGGAGATAGATATTTTACCCGGTGAAACGACAGGACAGTTATTTGAACGTATAGCTGTACTGGGGGGTGAAACTATAGTGCCTGTATTAACTCGTTGGGTTAATGGAGAAATTGTGGCTACACCACAAGATGATTCAATGGCTACACATACTACTAAGATTACAAAGGAAATGGGGCAGATCGACTGGTCTAAGCCGGCTAATGAAATTGCAAATCTCATTAGAGGACTTAATCCAGCACCTGGATGTTATACATATCTCGATGGAAAACGTTTAAAAGTATGGTCTGGAGAAGTGGTTCCCAGTGATACGACTCACTGTTTGATAGATGTCCATGGTAAACATGTACCAATTGCTATATCAGCCACAACTGTGCCTGGTACAATCGTATCTAAAATAGCCGGTTTAGGTGTATTTTGTGGTGATGGAAATATAATTCTATTAACAGAAGTCCAACCAGAAAATAAAAAACGCATTTCTGCAATTGATTTTATAAATGGTCATCAAATAAAGGAAGGTATCGTTTTTGGGGACTCAATATAA
- a CDS encoding DUF116 domain-containing protein yields the protein MGTQYKQYETYPLYLILSTITCALLTAVLAFLMYILEPGLLQLHPFASIISSVVISILIAIIWILCLSLIVASTGIIRLHPIVLRLANQFIYGLFPLTLAIGKVRGVTKDQLRQSMIDLINHLVMLDMYTVDPERILLLTPHCLQESSCVHKVTHDVYNCKQCGRCQVGNLLQVAKDYGCQFIVVTGGTLARMKVKEARPKAIVAIACERDLASGMADVFPIPVIGVLNERPNGPCCNTTVDSERVRAVVEQLIGRNSNDRGKD from the coding sequence TTGGGGACTCAATATAAGCAGTACGAAACGTATCCGTTATACTTGATTTTATCAACTATTACATGTGCTTTGCTCACAGCAGTACTAGCCTTTCTAATGTATATATTAGAACCAGGACTTTTACAATTGCATCCATTTGCATCAATTATAAGTAGTGTAGTTATATCTATACTTATTGCTATTATATGGATTTTGTGCTTATCTTTAATTGTTGCTAGCACAGGTATTATAAGGTTACATCCTATTGTTTTAAGACTAGCCAATCAGTTTATTTATGGATTATTTCCATTAACTTTGGCGATTGGTAAGGTGAGAGGGGTTACTAAGGATCAACTCCGCCAGTCTATGATTGATTTAATCAATCATTTAGTAATGCTAGATATGTATACGGTAGATCCAGAACGTATATTATTATTAACTCCTCACTGTTTACAAGAAAGTTCGTGTGTTCATAAGGTTACACATGATGTATATAATTGTAAGCAGTGTGGGCGATGCCAGGTTGGTAATTTGTTGCAAGTGGCTAAGGACTATGGTTGTCAATTTATAGTTGTCACTGGAGGCACCTTAGCGCGGATGAAGGTAAAGGAAGCACGCCCAAAAGCTATTGTAGCAATAGCTTGCGAACGAGATTTAGCAAGTGGAATGGCTGATGTATTTCCCATCCCAGTTATTGGGGTATTAAATGAACGTCCTAATGGGCCATGTTGTAATACAACAGTCGATTCTGAACGTGTTCGAGCAGTAGTAGAACAATTGATTGGTAGGAATAGTAATGATAGAGGTAAAGACTAA
- the rsmB gene encoding 16S rRNA (cytosine(967)-C(5))-methyltransferase RsmB: protein MIEVKTNQQQNIRLLAVKALSEINRNGAYANIKLQEYLQKYHLSDLDRRFFTELVYGVIRRKNYLDAIIVHFAKRPLKKLSSMVVEILRLGIYQIIYMDKVPESAAVNESVKLAKKLTRGLSGFVNAVLRSVLRESDSISIGELAKSEAEEISFIYNQPLWLVNLWIKEMGKDKTVDLCSWFNEQPRLTARINTVKVSIEDCLKELEDLDWIVEQDTYIPEVVYIDGHQGHLEKAKPVLEGHITFMDKASMLVAHVVDPQPGELILDCCAAPGGKSMHMASLMNNTGAIMSCDIYDHKLELINQNAERLGVSIISTKLQDGRYLPDNWKEQFDRVLVDAPCSGLGILQKKLDMRWRKTESLLIELPPLQLEILEKASEMVKVNGYLVYSTCTMNSGENEAVLNKFLAIHKNFIIDPVSYKGAPQAIDGMITTYPPRDHMDGFFMARMKRLS from the coding sequence ATGATAGAGGTAAAGACTAATCAACAACAAAATATTCGATTGCTCGCTGTAAAAGCATTGAGTGAAATTAATCGCAATGGTGCTTATGCAAATATAAAGTTGCAAGAGTATTTACAGAAATATCATCTATCCGATTTAGATCGAAGATTCTTTACTGAACTTGTGTATGGGGTCATTCGTAGAAAAAATTACTTGGATGCTATTATTGTTCACTTTGCAAAGCGACCCTTAAAGAAACTATCTTCTATGGTTGTGGAAATCCTTAGACTTGGTATTTATCAAATTATCTATATGGATAAGGTTCCTGAAAGTGCGGCTGTTAACGAATCTGTTAAACTCGCCAAAAAGCTAACTAGAGGTTTATCTGGTTTTGTAAATGCTGTTTTGCGTTCGGTTTTACGTGAAAGTGATAGCATTTCTATCGGTGAACTAGCTAAGTCCGAAGCTGAAGAAATTTCCTTTATCTACAATCAACCATTATGGCTTGTCAACTTATGGATAAAAGAAATGGGAAAAGATAAGACCGTAGATCTTTGTTCTTGGTTTAATGAACAACCTCGTTTGACGGCTCGCATAAATACAGTGAAAGTATCTATTGAGGATTGTTTAAAAGAATTAGAAGATTTAGATTGGATTGTAGAACAGGATACATATATTCCTGAAGTAGTTTATATTGATGGACATCAAGGTCATTTAGAAAAAGCTAAACCTGTTTTAGAAGGTCATATTACTTTTATGGATAAAGCATCTATGTTAGTAGCCCATGTGGTAGATCCTCAACCAGGAGAGCTTATCTTAGACTGTTGTGCTGCACCAGGTGGCAAGTCTATGCATATGGCAAGTCTTATGAATAATACAGGAGCTATTATGAGTTGTGATATTTACGACCATAAATTAGAACTGATTAATCAAAATGCTGAGCGATTAGGTGTATCTATTATTTCTACTAAGCTTCAAGATGGTCGTTATCTTCCTGATAATTGGAAAGAACAATTTGATCGCGTCTTAGTTGATGCTCCTTGTTCTGGTCTAGGTATATTACAAAAGAAATTAGACATGCGTTGGCGTAAAACAGAGTCTTTACTTATTGAGTTGCCGCCGTTACAACTTGAAATATTAGAAAAAGCTTCTGAAATGGTTAAGGTTAATGGATATTTAGTATATTCCACATGTACTATGAATAGTGGTGAAAATGAAGCTGTTCTAAATAAATTCTTGGCAATTCATAAGAACTTTATCATCGATCCTGTATCATATAAAGGGGCACCACAAGCTATAGATGGTATGATTACAACCTATCCACCGCGAGATCATATGGATGGTTTCTTTATGGCTCGCATGAAACGCTTATCATAA
- the def gene encoding peptide deformylase, whose product MAVLDVVKAGHPVLKQVAEPVEHVNKKLRALIDDMAETMYKTEGVGLAAPQVAVAKRIIVVDDQSGSGLIALINPEITHAEGSQVGPEGCLSVPGYFGDVERFNKVTVKGIDPHNKKVTIKAEGFLARIFQHEIDHLEGHLFIEKATNLRLITDHPEEKEIV is encoded by the coding sequence ATGGCTGTATTAGATGTTGTGAAAGCAGGTCATCCCGTTTTAAAACAAGTGGCGGAACCTGTAGAACATGTTAATAAAAAACTTAGAGCCCTTATCGATGATATGGCTGAAACTATGTATAAGACTGAAGGGGTTGGTCTTGCAGCACCTCAAGTGGCTGTAGCTAAACGTATTATCGTTGTAGATGACCAATCTGGTAGTGGTCTTATTGCGCTAATTAACCCTGAAATCACTCATGCTGAAGGTTCTCAAGTTGGACCTGAAGGATGCTTAAGTGTGCCAGGATATTTCGGAGATGTGGAACGATTTAATAAAGTCACTGTTAAAGGTATTGATCCACATAATAAGAAGGTAACTATAAAAGCTGAAGGTTTTTTGGCGCGTATTTTCCAACATGAAATTGATCACTTGGAAGGTCATTTGTTTATTGAAAAAGCAACTAACTTACGATTAATTACTGATCATCCAGAGGAGAAAGAAATTGTCTGA
- the pknB gene encoding Stk1 family PASTA domain-containing Ser/Thr kinase, which translates to MNIKGILLDNRYRIVDKIGVGGMADVYLGEDTLLGRQVAIKVLHANFANDDEFVTRFKREAQAAGKLNHPNIVNMYDVGFDQNLHYIVMEYVDGETLKKYITRHGRLSIDEAVKFTIAIAEGLEHAHTMGIVHCDIKPHNVIITNTGRVKVTDFGIARAINATNTVMYTNSILGSAHYLSPEQASGKSVDGNTDIYSLGVVLYEMLTGRVPFEGETPIAVALKHVREKVEPPTRYNPSIPPLLEAVVMKALSKNPADRFDSISDMISDLRLSQGFTMGKTQRHEPYDFATQMIPAVDPEALEDLSTIQEERKEEGKKKSMLSNIASIPQKYIVLGAAVIFLVAFLGAFLSYGNFWSNTTVDVPNVVGKQVSVAKNILEDKHLRVSTSEVTNPDVPAGQVISQTPGAGEKVKEQRTIHLVVSKGVGDITVPDLTDLTVDQARQRLKDLGLVVGKITQQSVDGKKDGVIIAQSPSGDSKVSKGTTIDLVVNKAKAKKVKVPNLVGMTLKDARDTLSNIQLGVNQVSGSVEEKSVVIEQSIKAGDEIDEGSTLNLTTEFKDDKKKSDKKDGNSGNKTTGTIDVTVPAGSKNQELKIVVKDDEGSAVIYDDTNKPGDRIVRKVSGVGNVRIEVYLNGALVQETAL; encoded by the coding sequence ATGAATATAAAAGGCATACTTCTAGATAACCGCTACCGAATTGTTGATAAAATTGGCGTTGGTGGAATGGCTGATGTATACCTTGGAGAAGATACCTTACTAGGTAGACAAGTAGCAATAAAAGTATTGCATGCTAATTTTGCAAATGATGACGAATTTGTGACTCGATTTAAACGAGAAGCACAAGCGGCAGGTAAATTAAATCATCCAAATATTGTAAATATGTATGATGTAGGTTTTGATCAAAATCTACATTACATTGTCATGGAATATGTAGATGGTGAAACCTTAAAAAAATATATAACTCGTCATGGAAGACTGTCCATAGATGAGGCTGTTAAATTTACTATCGCCATAGCTGAAGGCTTAGAACACGCGCATACAATGGGCATTGTTCATTGTGATATAAAGCCACATAATGTTATTATTACCAATACGGGGCGCGTTAAAGTAACTGACTTTGGTATTGCTCGTGCAATAAATGCAACTAACACAGTTATGTATACGAATTCGATTTTGGGTTCAGCACACTATTTATCACCAGAGCAAGCTAGTGGTAAATCGGTAGACGGCAATACAGATATCTATTCTCTGGGTGTCGTATTGTATGAAATGCTTACAGGTCGTGTACCATTTGAAGGGGAAACGCCAATTGCGGTAGCATTAAAACATGTTCGTGAGAAGGTAGAACCTCCAACACGATATAATCCATCAATTCCTCCGCTTTTAGAAGCTGTTGTTATGAAAGCATTATCTAAAAATCCTGCTGATCGATTTGATTCTATCTCTGATATGATCAGTGATTTGCGATTATCTCAAGGTTTTACGATGGGCAAAACACAACGTCATGAACCATATGACTTTGCTACACAAATGATTCCTGCTGTTGATCCTGAAGCACTTGAAGATCTTAGTACGATTCAAGAAGAACGAAAAGAAGAGGGTAAAAAGAAGAGTATGTTAAGTAATATTGCATCGATTCCACAAAAATACATCGTTCTAGGTGCTGCTGTCATTTTCTTAGTAGCATTTTTAGGTGCTTTCTTAAGCTACGGTAATTTCTGGAGTAATACAACAGTAGATGTACCTAATGTGGTAGGCAAACAAGTTTCTGTAGCAAAAAATATCTTAGAAGATAAACATTTGCGTGTGTCTACAAGTGAAGTCACAAATCCAGATGTGCCAGCTGGTCAAGTTATTTCTCAAACTCCTGGAGCTGGAGAGAAGGTTAAAGAGCAACGAACAATCCATCTTGTGGTTTCTAAAGGTGTAGGCGATATTACGGTGCCAGATTTAACTGATTTAACTGTGGATCAAGCCCGTCAACGACTTAAAGATTTAGGTTTAGTTGTGGGGAAAATAACACAGCAATCTGTAGATGGTAAAAAAGATGGTGTAATCATTGCTCAGAGTCCTTCCGGAGATTCTAAAGTGTCTAAAGGGACAACAATTGATCTCGTTGTAAATAAAGCGAAGGCTAAGAAAGTCAAAGTACCTAATCTTGTTGGTATGACATTAAAAGATGCTCGTGATACATTGAGTAATATTCAACTAGGTGTAAACCAAGTATCTGGATCTGTGGAAGAAAAATCTGTGGTTATAGAGCAAAGCATTAAAGCTGGCGATGAAATTGACGAAGGCTCCACATTAAATCTTACGACTGAGTTCAAAGATGATAAAAAGAAATCTGATAAAAAAGATGGAAACAGTGGTAATAAAACAACTGGTACTATAGATGTTACTGTACCAGCTGGTTCTAAAAATCAAGAACTTAAAATTGTCGTAAAAGATGATGAAGGTTCCGCAGTAATTTATGATGATACCAATAAACCTGGAGATCGTATTGTTCGAAAAGTGTCCGGTGTAGGTAATGTACGTATTGAGGTATACCTCAATGGTGCATTAGTGCAAGAAACTGCATTATAA
- the rsgA gene encoding ribosome small subunit-dependent GTPase A, protein MITGIVVKNMNGYFYVQDDTGTIHECKVRGRLKKGRYSLLVGDRVTISEDGFVESIHGRHNSMVRPAVANIDQVVLVVAAHEPDINELLLNKMLVMIEHADIPIVLCINKCDLMDSETETMVDLYKSIGYKVLMTSTYNMTGIDDLRHVLQHKVTAFAGPSGVGKSSLLNAVDPKFAFQTGEVSDKIKRGKHTTRHASLYSLDADSFIMDTPGFSAIEFNDVSLERLPTLFPEFGEYVDTCKFSPCYHEHEPICGIKAALEAGHIHQGRYDAYMSIRNDIESQRKRF, encoded by the coding sequence ATGATTACAGGCATTGTTGTCAAAAATATGAATGGGTACTTTTATGTACAAGATGATACGGGCACCATTCATGAATGTAAGGTTCGTGGCAGACTTAAGAAAGGTCGTTATAGTTTACTTGTGGGTGACCGCGTTACGATTTCGGAGGATGGGTTCGTTGAATCCATCCATGGACGTCATAATTCGATGGTACGTCCAGCAGTAGCTAATATTGACCAAGTTGTATTAGTTGTGGCTGCCCATGAACCAGATATTAATGAGCTATTACTTAATAAAATGCTCGTTATGATTGAACATGCGGATATACCAATCGTGCTATGTATCAATAAATGTGACCTGATGGATTCAGAGACGGAAACTATGGTTGATCTTTATAAATCAATTGGTTATAAGGTTTTGATGACATCCACATATAATATGACAGGCATCGATGATTTACGTCATGTGCTTCAACATAAGGTAACAGCTTTTGCAGGTCCATCTGGTGTTGGTAAGAGTAGTCTTTTAAATGCAGTAGACCCAAAATTCGCCTTCCAGACTGGGGAGGTAAGTGATAAGATTAAACGTGGCAAACACACCACTCGTCACGCTTCTTTATATAGTTTAGATGCAGATTCTTTTATCATGGATACACCTGGATTTAGTGCTATTGAATTTAATGATGTTTCCCTTGAAAGATTGCCTACATTATTCCCAGAATTTGGTGAATATGTTGATACTTGTAAATTTAGTCCTTGCTATCATGAACATGAACCCATTTGTGGGATTAAAGCTGCTCTAGAAGCTGGTCATATTCATCAAGGACGATATGATGCTTATATGTCTATACGTAATGATATAGAAAGTCAACGAAAGAGGTTTTAA